The genomic DNA CCTCCGGGTCGGCTTTGCCGAGGCGTTGGAATAGCTCATTGAGGGCCGGGGCGTCCTGCTGGCAGATGGGGCAGTACATGCTGTAGCCCTCGATGAACAGGATGTCGGCCTTGATTTCCGAGAGCCTGAAGGGGTTGGTGTCCACGCCGAGATAGGTCTTTTGGGCGTCTGTCAGCGGGCCGGTGAGCGTCAGATCGGGAAAAGTCTTGGGGGATTGGGCTGCGACTGTGGCCGTCATGACCAGCAGGATCATGGCCGCGAGCAGGGAAATTCGCATTGTCATCCGGTCCTCGTGTCCTGTTGCGGTTGGGGCCTGACTCCCTGGCGGCGCAAAGCGGCGGGTCCGGCCTGGGGGGGGGCTGTGTTGCCTTTTCATAAGTATAATGGGCCCCGGCACAATAGCAATGGCCGGGGCCCGGAATTCTCCGTGTGCCGCGTTGCCGCAGGTCCGATACGGCAGGCTTACGGAGGTGTTCTGCCTGTAAAATTGGTGATCCCCCGGCGCGGGCCATTGGTCCGCGCCGGGGGGATTGTGTTGTTTAGCTGTTCATGCGCTTCAGCGGCGCGGCGAGCTTGGCCAGGAACTGCTTCCTGCTCATGGGGCCCTTCTGGATGGACGAGGCGTCGGCCTCCAGATACTCGTAGTAGCTGCTTGCCTTGGTCTGGATCAGATAGATGACCCGGACCATGTCCACATCAACCAGTTCGGCGTTCGGGTATCTCTTCTGGGCCGCTTCAAGGTTCTTTTCGGC from Pseudodesulfovibrio aespoeensis Aspo-2 includes the following:
- a CDS encoding peroxiredoxin family protein, giving the protein MTMRISLLAAMILLVMTATVAAQSPKTFPDLTLTGPLTDAQKTYLGVDTNPFRLSEIKADILFIEGYSMYCPICQQDAPALNELFQRLGKADPEGRIRVIGLALGNTEFETTFYQDKFNVPFPLFKDEDYAIHKALGEPVAPTYYIVRTSGPAPELLYEAEGELAKDIFETIMTLAKAR